In the genome of Ensifer adhaerens, one region contains:
- a CDS encoding PAS domain S-box-containing protein/diguanylate cyclase (GGDEF) domain-containing protein — MAALNDNLAYRLMLTNTTVEKLADMVIWLDESGRYVFVNPAATKLLGYSAKELSRMHVWDVDPFFDQDRWQRHWQDVVEQKSFRLETVNVSKAGVEIPIEVTVNYVQFEGRAFNCSIVRDISERKRAEAELRGLTEKIYRLSVTDALTNLSNRRHFDLTLQNELDRHASSEKPLSLILLDIDAFKQFNDTYGHVQGDEALQSVALSLSQTVSRPTETLARYGGEEFAIILPETALDRATEWAERSRLKIESLAIAHSSSPAAQHVTASFGVVTFEDCRRMSPIDVLLAVDAALYEAKRLGRNRVVGRRCEGAESPSIGSREALGS, encoded by the coding sequence ATGGCTGCCTTGAACGACAACCTGGCATACCGCCTGATGTTGACCAACACGACCGTCGAGAAGTTGGCGGATATGGTCATATGGCTCGACGAAAGCGGCAGATATGTTTTCGTAAACCCGGCTGCGACGAAACTCCTGGGATATTCCGCCAAGGAACTTTCGCGGATGCATGTCTGGGACGTCGATCCATTTTTCGATCAGGATCGTTGGCAAAGGCATTGGCAGGACGTCGTCGAGCAGAAGTCGTTTCGCCTGGAAACGGTGAATGTCTCGAAAGCTGGCGTTGAAATTCCGATCGAGGTCACCGTCAACTACGTCCAGTTCGAGGGGCGCGCGTTCAACTGCTCGATCGTGCGAGACATCTCGGAGCGCAAACGCGCCGAGGCAGAATTGCGTGGCCTGACCGAGAAAATCTATCGCCTGAGCGTGACCGACGCCCTGACCAACCTGTCAAACCGACGCCATTTCGACCTCACGCTCCAGAATGAGCTCGATCGTCACGCGAGTTCGGAAAAGCCGCTCTCCCTGATCCTTCTCGATATCGATGCGTTCAAGCAATTCAACGACACCTACGGGCATGTTCAAGGCGATGAGGCTCTCCAGTCTGTTGCCTTATCCCTCAGCCAGACCGTATCCCGCCCCACGGAAACGCTTGCCCGATACGGCGGCGAGGAATTCGCAATCATATTGCCGGAGACGGCACTCGACCGGGCAACCGAATGGGCAGAACGAAGCCGGCTGAAGATCGAAAGCCTGGCGATCGCGCATTCCAGTTCGCCAGCCGCTCAGCATGTCACGGCAAGCTTTGGTGTTGTGACATTTGAAGACTGCCGCCGAATGTCTCCGATCGACGTCTTGCTGGCTGTAGATGCCGCCCTCTATGAGGCTAAGAGGCTGGGCCGGAACCGCGTGGTCGGCCGCCGTTGCGAAGGTGCCGAAAGCCCATCGATTGGCTCCAGGGAGGCTCTCGGATCTTGA
- a CDS encoding hemolysin III — MTRFQLPHTPWEHFADGVVHVIGVAFAIAATSALIVWASLRLPADWIWPLTVYGVGLIATFSFSAAYNLTIHGKVRAVLRRFDHAAIYLMIAGTYTPIGIIGLGGWLGWGLAISSWTLAIIGIVMKLAFFHRWPRAGFFLYLGMGWLGIVAVWPLIQNLHPSVLILLLVGGITYTAGTIFYHFDRLPYSRAIWHTHVLAAAVIHYVAVLMAVPAVA; from the coding sequence ATGACCCGATTCCAGTTGCCGCATACGCCTTGGGAACATTTCGCCGACGGTGTCGTCCATGTGATCGGCGTGGCCTTTGCCATTGCCGCGACCTCGGCGCTGATCGTGTGGGCAAGCCTGCGGCTTCCGGCTGACTGGATCTGGCCGCTGACCGTCTATGGTGTCGGACTGATCGCCACCTTCTCGTTTTCTGCAGCCTACAATCTCACCATCCATGGCAAGGTGCGCGCCGTGCTTCGCCGCTTCGACCATGCGGCCATCTATCTGATGATCGCCGGCACCTATACGCCGATCGGTATCATCGGACTTGGCGGGTGGCTCGGCTGGGGCCTGGCGATTTCCTCCTGGACGCTTGCCATCATCGGCATCGTCATGAAGCTCGCCTTCTTCCACCGCTGGCCGCGCGCCGGCTTCTTCCTTTATCTCGGCATGGGCTGGCTGGGCATCGTCGCCGTCTGGCCGCTGATCCAGAACCTCCATCCAAGCGTGCTCATCCTGCTGCTCGTGGGCGGCATCACCTACACCGCCGGCACGATCTTCTATCACTTCGACCGCCTGCCCTATTCCCGCGCCATCTGGCACACGCATGTGCTGGCGGCAGCGGTGATCCATTACGTAGCGGTGCTGATGGCCGTTCCCGCCGTCGCTTGA
- a CDS encoding two-component system, cell cycle response regulator CpdR, producing MSEKMTQKILLAEDDNDMRRFLVKALERAGYNVMSYDNGASAYDRLREEPFSLLLTDIVMPEMDGIELARRATELDPDLKVMFITGFAAVALNPDSRAPKDAKVLSKPFHLRDLVDEVNKMLAA from the coding sequence ATGTCAGAGAAAATGACCCAGAAGATCCTCCTCGCAGAAGACGACAACGACATGCGCCGTTTCCTGGTCAAGGCGCTGGAGCGCGCCGGCTATAACGTCATGTCCTATGACAACGGCGCCAGCGCCTACGACCGTCTGCGCGAAGAGCCCTTCTCGCTGCTTCTGACCGACATCGTGATGCCGGAAATGGACGGGATCGAACTCGCCCGCCGCGCGACCGAACTCGATCCGGATCTCAAGGTCATGTTCATCACCGGCTTTGCCGCCGTGGCGCTGAACCCGGATTCCCGCGCCCCCAAGGACGCCAAGGTTCTCTCCAAGCCCTTCCATCTTCGCGACCTCGTCGACGAGGTCAACAAGATGCTGGCGGCCTGA
- a CDS encoding N-formylglutamate amidohydrolase, whose amino-acid sequence MRGLGEESIDFEVFEPAAHTIPFVFNSPHSGRRYSRDFMAQSRLDGLTIRKSEDVYVDELFISAVSLGAPMLIAHFPRAFLDVNREPYELDPRMFIGELPSHVNRNSVRVAGGLGTIPRIVAENMEIYRTRLTAQEGLDRIEAVYKPYHACLRKLIARTHVCFGQAILIDCHSMPGNIRIPGSPEKPEIVIGDRYGTSASSRLTRAASDILTDLGFATVRNKPYAGGFITEHYGRPARNLHAIQIEVNRALYVDETTLERKPEFLLIAGLLREFMLRLADYVVETSGDMAFAAE is encoded by the coding sequence ATGCGCGGCCTGGGCGAGGAAAGCATTGACTTCGAGGTCTTCGAGCCCGCCGCTCACACAATCCCCTTTGTGTTCAACTCCCCGCATAGCGGACGCCGCTACAGCCGGGACTTCATGGCCCAGTCGCGTCTCGACGGGCTGACAATCCGCAAATCCGAAGACGTCTATGTCGATGAGCTGTTTATCTCTGCCGTGTCGCTGGGCGCGCCGATGCTCATCGCGCATTTCCCGCGCGCCTTTCTCGACGTCAACCGCGAGCCCTATGAGCTTGATCCCCGCATGTTCATCGGCGAATTGCCATCGCATGTGAACCGCAATTCGGTGCGTGTGGCGGGCGGGCTTGGAACCATTCCGCGTATCGTTGCCGAGAATATGGAAATCTACCGGACCCGGCTGACGGCGCAGGAAGGGCTGGATCGGATCGAAGCCGTCTACAAGCCCTATCACGCCTGCCTGCGCAAGCTGATTGCCCGCACGCATGTCTGCTTCGGCCAGGCAATCCTCATTGATTGCCACTCGATGCCCGGCAATATCCGCATTCCCGGTTCGCCGGAAAAGCCGGAAATCGTGATCGGGGACCGTTATGGCACAAGTGCCTCGTCCCGCCTCACCCGCGCGGCGAGTGATATCCTGACCGATCTCGGCTTTGCCACCGTGCGCAACAAGCCCTATGCCGGCGGCTTCATCACCGAGCATTATGGTCGCCCGGCGCGCAACCTCCACGCCATCCAGATCGAGGTCAATCGTGCGCTCTATGTGGACGAGACGACGCTGGAGAGGAAACCCGAGTTCCTGCTGATCGCGGGGTTGCTGCGCGAGTTCATGCTGCGGCTGGCGGATTACGTGGTGGAGACGTCGGGCGATATGGCGTTTGCGGCGGAGTGA
- a CDS encoding histidinol-phosphatase, inositol monophosphatase family, which yields MLPDRAFFDRLAEVAARETLPRFRAGAAVVNKEAGGFDPVTEGDRAAEEAIRAEIERTFPDHGILGEEHGNVGLDRDNVWVIDPIDGTRAFISGLPVWGTLIGLYSGGRANMGLVDQPFTGERYFSDGKASYYTGPGGARQIKTRDCGDISNATLFSTSPHLFAGEDERKYRAVEKTVRLFRYGCDCYAYMLVASGNIDLVVENQLKPYDVGGIIPIIENAGGVITTWDGGRPEMGGRIVAAATPALHKQALELLAG from the coding sequence ATGTTGCCAGACAGAGCGTTTTTCGATCGCCTTGCCGAAGTTGCCGCGCGCGAGACGCTGCCGCGCTTTCGCGCAGGGGCCGCGGTGGTCAACAAGGAGGCGGGCGGCTTCGATCCGGTGACGGAAGGTGACCGGGCCGCGGAAGAGGCGATCCGCGCCGAGATCGAGCGGACGTTCCCTGATCATGGCATTCTCGGCGAGGAGCATGGGAATGTCGGGCTGGATCGTGACAATGTCTGGGTGATTGATCCGATCGACGGCACGCGCGCCTTCATTTCGGGCCTGCCGGTCTGGGGCACGCTGATCGGTCTCTATAGCGGCGGTCGGGCGAACATGGGTCTTGTCGACCAGCCTTTCACCGGCGAGCGCTATTTCTCAGATGGCAAGGCGTCTTATTACACCGGGCCCGGCGGCGCGCGGCAGATCAAGACGCGCGATTGCGGGGACATTTCCAATGCGACGCTGTTTTCGACATCGCCGCATCTGTTTGCGGGCGAGGACGAGCGGAAATATCGGGCGGTCGAAAAGACCGTTCGGCTCTTCCGTTATGGCTGCGACTGCTATGCCTACATGCTGGTCGCCAGCGGCAATATCGATCTGGTGGTCGAGAACCAGCTGAAGCCCTACGACGTCGGCGGGATCATTCCGATCATCGAGAATGCTGGTGGCGTCATCACGACCTGGGATGGCGGGCGGCCGGAAATGGGTGGCCGGATCGTTGCTGCCGCCACGCCGGCCTTGCACAAGCAGGCGCTGGAATTGCTGGCGGGCTGA
- a CDS encoding lysophospholipase, whose translation MTALLYETPDNPLPPIHMDGTFKTHDGLDLRYAVFKGKASPPKGTVVLLQGRSETIEKYAETITEITDAGLWVAAFDLRGQGGSPRLLKNKRLGHVRRFADYQKDLDAFFEQIVLPDAKLPFFLVAHSTGGLIALASARRLANRVERIVVSAPFLGLAAMSPPPALVRFVARLMCAIGLGGRASRGDKDYSAFEGNALTSDPKRFARNQAILGAHPELSLGPPTWRWVHECLKAGRKVVSPTYLQSITVPTLILGPTADRVASYPEIERMSRYFRAGKLIPINGSEHEVFQEAEKYRAQAIAALLAFIPGGFAEPVRLIEEDGDKDEAAENIAG comes from the coding sequence GTGACCGCATTGCTTTATGAGACGCCCGACAATCCGCTGCCTCCGATCCATATGGACGGCACGTTCAAGACCCATGACGGGCTCGATCTGCGCTATGCGGTTTTCAAGGGCAAGGCCTCACCGCCCAAGGGCACGGTCGTCCTCTTGCAGGGCCGCAGCGAGACGATCGAAAAATATGCCGAAACGATCACGGAGATCACCGATGCGGGCCTGTGGGTTGCCGCCTTCGATCTGCGCGGCCAGGGCGGCTCGCCCCGCCTATTGAAGAACAAGCGGCTGGGCCATGTCCGCCGCTTCGCCGATTACCAGAAGGACCTCGACGCCTTCTTCGAGCAGATCGTGCTGCCGGATGCGAAACTGCCCTTCTTCCTGGTCGCCCATTCGACCGGCGGCCTGATCGCGCTGGCCAGCGCCCGGCGGCTTGCCAACCGCGTCGAGCGGATCGTCGTCTCCGCCCCATTCCTCGGCCTTGCCGCCATGAGCCCTCCGCCCGCTCTTGTGCGCTTCGTCGCCCGCCTCATGTGCGCGATCGGTCTGGGCGGCCGCGCCTCGCGCGGGGACAAGGATTACTCCGCCTTTGAAGGCAATGCGCTGACGTCGGATCCGAAGCGCTTTGCCCGTAACCAGGCGATCCTCGGGGCGCATCCGGAACTGTCTCTCGGTCCGCCAACCTGGCGCTGGGTGCATGAATGCCTCAAGGCCGGCCGCAAGGTCGTCTCACCGACCTATCTGCAATCCATCACCGTTCCGACCCTGATCCTCGGGCCCACGGCCGACCGCGTCGCCTCCTATCCGGAGATCGAGCGGATGTCGCGCTACTTCCGCGCCGGCAAGCTGATCCCGATCAATGGATCGGAACACGAGGTCTTTCAGGAGGCCGAGAAATATCGCGCGCAGGCCATCGCCGCCCTCCTCGCTTTCATCCCGGGCGGGTTCGCGGAACCCGTCCGCCTCATCGAGGAGGATGGCGACAAGGACGAGGCGGCGGAAAACATTGCCGGCTGA
- a CDS encoding molecular chaperone IbpA: MRHIDYSPLYRSTVGFDRLFNMLDGVGQPDQSQSYPPYNIERTGENAYRITMAVAGFDESELSIEAREHALTVKGEKSAETDKDVDYLYRGIAKRAFERRFQLADYVEVRGASLKNGLLHIDLVREIPETMKPRRIDIVASRSEAPKAIEGQLN; the protein is encoded by the coding sequence ATGCGTCACATCGACTACTCTCCCCTTTATCGCTCCACCGTCGGCTTCGACCGTCTTTTCAACATGCTTGACGGCGTCGGGCAGCCCGACCAGTCGCAAAGCTATCCGCCCTACAATATCGAGCGGACGGGCGAGAACGCCTATCGCATCACCATGGCCGTTGCCGGCTTCGACGAAAGCGAACTTTCCATCGAAGCGCGCGAACATGCGCTGACCGTGAAGGGTGAAAAATCCGCGGAAACCGACAAGGATGTCGACTATCTCTATCGTGGCATTGCCAAGCGCGCCTTTGAGCGCCGCTTCCAGCTTGCCGATTATGTCGAAGTGCGCGGCGCCTCGCTGAAGAACGGCCTGCTCCACATCGACCTCGTGCGCGAAATTCCCGAAACGATGAAGCCGCGCCGCATCGATATCGTCGCCTCCAGGAGCGAAGCTCCGAAGGCGATCGAAGGCCAGCTCAACTAA
- a CDS encoding putative oxidoreductase, whose protein sequence is MNFLMKIKQLHDGVFGLAERLTEGWFLGLFARFVFFAVLYFYFLNSFGTKVGEGLAGFFQIQDGAFYQIAPQAMDAVSGDVSALPFFPWKIIVPLGTYMELLLPTLVVLGLFTRVAAVGMIGFVIVQTLTDIFGHMADAQTIGALFDRFPDSLISDQRLLWSVPLVYLALKGGGAISLDAILSRPAPKPHMA, encoded by the coding sequence ATGAATTTTCTGATGAAGATCAAGCAATTGCACGACGGCGTCTTCGGCCTTGCCGAGAGGCTGACGGAGGGCTGGTTTCTTGGCCTCTTCGCCCGTTTCGTCTTTTTCGCTGTGCTTTATTTCTACTTCCTGAACTCCTTTGGCACCAAGGTCGGCGAAGGTCTTGCCGGTTTCTTCCAGATCCAGGACGGCGCCTTCTACCAGATTGCGCCTCAAGCCATGGATGCGGTGAGCGGCGATGTCTCGGCGCTCCCGTTCTTCCCGTGGAAGATCATCGTGCCGCTCGGCACCTATATGGAATTGCTGCTGCCGACGCTGGTCGTGCTCGGCCTCTTCACCCGCGTGGCCGCCGTCGGGATGATCGGCTTCGTTATCGTCCAGACGCTGACCGACATCTTCGGCCACATGGCAGACGCCCAAACCATCGGTGCGCTTTTCGACCGCTTCCCCGACAGCCTGATTTCTGACCAGCGCCTGCTCTGGAGCGTGCCGCTCGTCTATCTGGCGCTGAAGGGCGGCGGGGCGATTTCTCTCGATGCGATCCTGTCGAGACCGGCACCGAAGCCGCACATGGCCTGA
- a CDS encoding Putative DNA-binding domain-containing protein codes for MGDASPSQHAFVAALLNPERAVPDGLITPEGKPAARRFGVYRNNVTVSLVNALVEIFPTIQNLVGEDFFRATARLYIQDNPPTSRLLFEYGATFPAFLDEFEPAAELPFLGDVARLERLWLDSFHAADAAALDGATLQRIAPEHLAGLTLVAHPATRLFRGQHAAVTIMARDRAGEPLDGLDPFVAEDGLVTRPAYDPEIRHLPKGGADLVGLLIQGRTLGEAAGAALSADPDFNLPAAISAIIEAGAFSKVLFEGMEVS; via the coding sequence ATGGGTGACGCATCGCCCTCCCAGCATGCTTTCGTTGCCGCGCTTCTCAATCCGGAGCGTGCGGTTCCCGATGGCCTGATCACGCCCGAAGGCAAGCCGGCGGCACGACGTTTTGGTGTCTATCGCAACAATGTGACCGTCAGCCTCGTCAATGCGCTGGTCGAAATCTTCCCGACCATCCAGAACCTGGTCGGGGAGGACTTCTTCCGAGCAACGGCAAGGCTCTACATACAGGACAATCCCCCGACGTCGCGTCTGCTCTTCGAATATGGCGCGACATTCCCGGCGTTTCTCGACGAGTTCGAGCCGGCGGCCGAACTCCCTTTTCTGGGCGATGTCGCCCGGCTGGAACGCCTGTGGCTAGACAGCTTCCATGCAGCAGATGCCGCAGCGCTCGACGGGGCCACCCTGCAGCGCATCGCGCCGGAACACCTCGCCGGCCTCACCCTCGTCGCCCATCCCGCGACACGGCTGTTTCGCGGTCAGCACGCCGCCGTCACCATCATGGCTCGGGATCGTGCAGGCGAGCCGCTGGACGGTCTCGACCCGTTCGTTGCTGAAGACGGTCTCGTCACGCGCCCCGCCTACGATCCGGAAATCCGGCACCTGCCGAAGGGCGGCGCAGACCTTGTCGGCTTGCTGATCCAAGGCCGCACGCTCGGTGAGGCAGCGGGAGCAGCCCTTTCCGCCGATCCGGATTTCAACCTGCCCGCCGCAATTTCGGCGATCATCGAAGCAGGCGCATTTTCAAAGGTTCTCTTTGAGGGGATGGAGGTTTCCTGA
- a CDS encoding Uncharacterized membrane protein translates to MSTKTVIGASAVASALMMAVSAASFVSSVTPAAAADAKEKCFGVAMAGKNDCAAGPGTTCAGTSKIDYQGNSWKYVAKGTCTTMKLPGDRKGSLEALKRDLPA, encoded by the coding sequence ATGTCCACCAAGACCGTCATTGGCGCATCCGCAGTCGCCAGCGCCCTCATGATGGCAGTTTCTGCCGCCAGTTTCGTTTCGTCCGTCACGCCGGCTGCCGCTGCCGACGCAAAGGAAAAGTGCTTCGGTGTTGCCATGGCCGGCAAGAACGACTGTGCTGCAGGCCCCGGCACGACCTGCGCCGGCACGTCCAAGATCGACTACCAGGGCAACTCCTGGAAATATGTCGCCAAGGGCACCTGCACCACGATGAAGTTGCCGGGAGACCGCAAGGGCTCACTGGAAGCCCTGAAGCGCGACCTGCCGGCCTGA